Proteins encoded in a region of the Quercus lobata isolate SW786 chromosome 8, ValleyOak3.0 Primary Assembly, whole genome shotgun sequence genome:
- the LOC115955322 gene encoding uncharacterized protein LOC115955322 isoform X3, with protein sequence MPPEPLSSDRKERKHDRSSESLGSAARWRGDSSYHGSREFYRGGSAEFRRPTGHGKQGGWHMYTEESGHGYVPSRSGDKMLEDEGCRLLFSRGDGKYGRSSRENRFSQRDWKGHSWESGIGSPNTPGRLVDASNNDLRSVDDMITCSSHPNSDFVNTWDRLHLKDQPDKMTGVNGLGTGQRYDRENSLGSDWKTLKWSRSGSLSSRGSGFSHSSSSKSMGGVDSNETKADVQHKNATPIQSPSGDAAACVTSAAPFEEATSKKKPRLGWGEGLAKYEKKKVEGPDVSVNKDGALISTCNTEPIHSFVSNMAEKSPRVTGFSDCASPATPSSVACSSSPGVEDKSFGKAANIDNDISNLCVSPSPVSQNHLEGFPFNLEKLDTNSISNLGSSLVELLQPDDQSSVDSSYERGTAINKLLIYKGEISKALELTESEIDLLENELKSLKSESESVDPRPAASSSLPVENNAKPCNEQDAVSCLIPRPAQLHVVSFGDTVAEKMPLCNGASEEVHAALKDDDMDSPGTATSKFVEPLSLVKVVSSPDKVEHGDSSSNLDAIQFQSGDVDVKCSVDVDVKCSVPSSGWDNTGALVSNEVSPDTDGEEALCDLILASNRECASRASEVFKRLLPNDQCMTDIFQAAKFSSCQDSSLIKEKFVRRKQFLRFKERAITLKFKAFQHLWKEDMRLLSVRKHRPKSQKKSELSLRTTHNGNQKHRSSIRSRFSSPAGNLTLVPTTEIINFTSKLLSDSQVKIYRSALKMPALILDKKEKIVSRFISSNGLVEDPCAVEKERAMINPWTSEEKAIFMEKLTIFGKDFRKIASFLDHKTTADCVEFYYKNHKSDCFEKTKKQDCSKQAKSSTNTYLLTGKKWNREMNAASLDMLGAASMMAACADDHTRNRQSNAGRVFLGGYSESKTLWGDDGILERSGSLDILANERETVAADVLAGICGSLSSEAMSSCITSSVDPGESFREWKCQKVDSLIKRPLTPDVTQDVDDETCSDESCGEMDPSDWTDEEKSIFIQAVSSYGKDFVMISRCVRTRSRDQCKVFFSKARKCLGLDLMHPGPRNVGAPVSDDANGGGSDTEDACVVETGETGSAICCNTSGCRLEEDLPLSNVNMNHDSDPAKVVNLQSDLNRLQENNGMEYMGQEVVEAVDTLVPGAGQTEDRPELVVHAENNIMDGVKNQSDLVHSEKTAVVLAHNEIGGDQVIEQGIPIAEPVSVEEAVDSGPFSDALVENRAVASEGFENELKRQELPESSLNGQDEKCNADTSGLQCSIQDSNTTGNASLQAADGSCSGFTLKPEYQQQISLESEYMEKPHVSLPQQNSPTTATSVSQDSAAISCDTRLSSTLDFHGNRDKHSLKSVHQHLPGHALFDHVESSQILRGYPLQISKKKEMNGDVSCRNLSEIQNLSESERNISTRCMTQDCFLQKCSSSKPLSSVAELPLLSQKREQTSDHSRARSRSLSDADKPCRNGDVKLFGQILSKTASTQKSNSSTRENEEKGVNNPKSSSSLSNLKISGIPNVDGSSALLKIDVILCHLPR encoded by the exons ATGCCGCCGGAGCCATTGTCTAGTGATCGGAAGGAGAGGAAGCACGATAGGTCGTCGGAGTCGCTAGGGTCCGCCGCGAGATGGAGGGGGGACTCGTCCTATCACGGATCGCGTGAGTTCTATCGTGGAGGATCCGCCGAGTTTCGCAGACCAACAG GTCATGGTAAGCAGGGTGGTTGGCACATGTATACCGAAGAATCTGGACATGGGTATGTGCCTTCTCGGTCGGGTGACAAGATGCTGGAAGATGAGGGTTGCAGGCTGTTGTTTTCGCGTGGAGATGGAAAATATGGCAGGAGCAGTAGGGAAAACAGATTTAGTCAGAGAGATTGGAAAGGCCATTCCTGGGAAAGTGGCATTGGGTCTCCAAATACGCCCGGGAGGCTGGTTGATGCGAGTAATAATGATCTGAGGTCAGTGGATGATATGATAACATGTTCGTCTCACCCTAACTCTGACTTTGTGAATACGTGGGATCGGCTTCACTTGAAAGACCAACCTGATAAGATGACTGGTGTCAATGGGTTGGGCACAGGACAGAGATATGATAGAGAGAACTCACTGGGCTCGGATTGGAAGACACTTAAGTGGAGCCGCTCTGGAAGCTTGTCTTCACGGGGTTCAGGTTTTAGCCATTCAAGTAGCTCGAAGAGCATGGGGGGTGTGGATTCCAATGAAACGAAGGCCGATGTACAGCATAAAAATGCGACTCCTATTCAGTCCCCTTCGGGAGATGCTGCGGCTTGTGTGACATCTGCTGCACCGTTTGAAGAAGCCACCTCTAAGAAGAAGCCGCGACTTGGATGGGGTGAGGGACTGGCAAAgtatgagaaaaagaaagttgaagGCCCTGATGTTAGTGTGAACAAAGATGGGGCTCTCATTTCTACTTGTAATACGGAACCCATCCATTCTTTTGTTTCAAACATGGCTGAAAAAAGCCCCAGAGTCACAGGTTTTTCAGATTGTGCATCACCTGCAACTCCATCGTCTGTTGCGTGCAGCTCGTCACCAG GTGTGGAGGATAAATCTTTTGGCAAGGCAGCAAATATTGATAATGATATTAGTAACTTATGTGTTTCACCTAGTCCTGTTTCTCAAAATCATCTTGAAggttttccttttaatttaGAGAAGTTAGATACAAACTCAATATCTAATTTGGGGTCTTCACTTGTTGAATTGTTGCAACCCGACGATCAAAGTTCAGTGGATTCAAGTTATGAGAGGGGCACTGCTATCAATAAGTTACTAATATATAAAGGTGAAATTTCAAAGGCGCTGGAGTTGACTGAGTCTGAAATTGATTTACTTGAAAATGAACTTAAGTCATTGAAGTCTGAATCTGAAAGTGTTGACCCTCGTCCAGCTGCATCCAGTTCTTTGCCAGTGGAGAACAATGCAAAACCCTGCAATGAGCAGGATGCTGTCTCCTGTTTGATTCCTAGACCTGCACAATTGCATGTTGTTTCTTTTGGGGATACAGTTGCGGAGAAGATGCCTCTTTGTAATGGTGCCTCAGAAGAAGTTCATGCAGCTCTTAAGGATGATGATATGGATAGTCCAGGAACTGCAACATCCAAGTTTGTGGAACCTCTTTCTTTGGTGAAAGTAGTCTCTTCACCTGATAAGGTGGAACATGGTGATTCTTCAAGTAATTTGGATGCGATTCAATTTCAGTCTGGAGATGTGGATGTGAAATGCTCTGTGGATGTGGATGTGAAATGCTCTGTGCCTAGTTCAGGTTGGGATAACACTGGTGCTCTTGTTTCCAATGAGGTGAGCCCAGATACTGATGGAGAAGAGGCCTTATGTGATTTAATATTGGCTTCCAACAGAGAATGTGCAAGTAGAGCATCTGAAGTGTTCAAAAGGCTATTGCCCAATGATCAATGTATGACCGATATTTTTCAAGCTGCCAAATTCTCTTCCTGTCAGGATTCTTCtttaatcaaagaaaaatttgttaggAGGAAGCAGTTTTTAAGATTTAAGGAGCGGGCTATTACCCTCAAGTTTAAAGCATTTCAGCACCTTTGGAAGGAAGATATGCGATTACTTTCTGTAAGGAAACACCGTCCAAAATCTCAGAAGAAATCTGAGTTGAGCTTGCGGACAACACACAATGGGAATCAGAAGCATCGGTCTTCCATTCGCTCTCGTTTTTCTTCTcctg CAGGAAATCTGACCCTGGTCCCGACAACAGAGATAATCAATTTTACAAGCAAGCTACTTTCAGATTCCCAAGTCAAAATTTACAGGAGCGCTTTGAAAATGCCAGCCTTAATTTTAgacaagaaggaaaagataGTCTCGAGGTTTATCTCTAGTAATGGATTAGTTGAAGATCCTTGTGCTGTTGAGAAAGAACGGGCGATGATCAATCCATGGACATCTGAAGAGAAAGCGATTTTCATGGAAAAATTAACCATTTTTGGGAAAGATTTCAGGAAGATTGCTTCTTTTCTTGACCACAAGACAACCGCAGATTGTGTGGAGTTCTACTACAAAAATCACAAATCTGATTGTTTTGAGAAAACAAAGAAGCAGGATTGTAGTAAGCAAGCGAAGTCCTCTACCAATACCTATCTGCTGACAGGGAAAAAGTGGAATCGTGAGATGAATGCTGCTTCGCTTGATATGTTGGGTGCAGCTTCAATGATGGCAGCTTGTGCTGACGATCATACGAGGAATCGACAGTCAAATGCTGGAAGAGTGTTTTTGGGTGGATACAGTGAGTCCAAAACATTATGGGGTGATGATGGCATTTTAGAAAGGTCTGGCAGTCTTGATATTCTTGCGAATGAGAGAGAAACAGTTGCTGCTGATGTTCTAGCTGGTATATGTGGGTCCCTGTCATCGGAGGCAATGAGTTCTTGCATCACAAGTTCTGTTGACCCTGGAGAAAGCTTTCGGGAATGGAAGTGTCAAAAAGTGGACTCTTTGATAAAGCGGCCTTTGACACCTGATGTTACACAGGATGTCGATGATGAGACTTGTTCCGATGAGAGCTGTGGGGAGATGGATCCTTCTGATTGGACAGATGAGGAGAAGTCTATCTTCATACAGGCGGTGTCATCTTATGGTAAGGATTTTGTGATGATTTCACGTTGTGTGAGAACAAGATCACGGGACCAATGCAAAGTTTTCTTTAGTAAGGCCCGAAAGTGCCTTGGACTAGATTTGATGCATCCTGGGCCTAGAAATGTGGGAGCACCTGTAAGTGATGATGCTAATGGAGGTGGAAGTGACACTGAAGATGCTTGTGTTGTAGAGACTGGCGAGACTGGCTCAGCCATCTGTTGTAATACGTCTGGCTGTAGACTTGAAGAGGACTTGCCCTTGTCCAATGTCAACATGAACCATGATTCTGATCCTGCTAAGGTTGTGAACTTGCAATCTGACTTAAACAGGTTACAGGAAAACAATGGGATGGAATATATGGGCCAAGAAGTTGTTGAGGCTGTAGACACTTTGGTTCCTGGTGCAGGTCAGACAGAGGATAGGCCTGAGCTAGTTGTTCATGCTGAAAATAATATTATGGATGGTGTTAAAAACCAGTCTGACTTGGTGCATTCTGAGAAGACTGCAGTCGTCTTGGCCCATAATGAGATTGGAGGAGATCAAGTGATTGAACAGGGTATTCCGATTGCGGAACCAGTTTCTGTTGAAGAAGCAGTTGACTCTGGTCCATTTTCAGATGCTTTGGTGGAGAATAGAGCTGTTGCTTCTGAGGGATTCGAAAATGAATTAAAGAGGCAAGAATTGCCAGAAAGTAGTTTGAATGGACAAGATGAGAAATGCAATGCAGATACAAGTGGCTTGCAATGCTCAATACAAGATTCAAATACAACAGGAAATGCTTCTCTCCAGGCTGCTGATGGTTCTTGTTCTGGTTTCACTCTCAAACCTGAATACCAGCAGCAGATTTCATTGGAGTCAGAATATATGGAAAAACCTCATGTCTCTTTGCCTCAACAGAATTCTCCTACTACTGCAACTTCTGTGTCCCAAGATTCTGCTGCCATCTCATGTGATACTAGGTTGTCATCAACGCTTGATTTTCATGGGAACAGGGACAAGCATTCTCTGAAATCTGTTCACCAGCATCTGCCAGGTCATGCTTTATTTGATCACGTTGAATCCTCCCAGATTTTAAGGGGCTATCCATTGCAGAtttcaaagaagaaagagatgaaTGGTGATGTTAGTTGTAGAAACCTTTCTGAAATTCAAAACCTTTCAGAGTCAGAGAGGAATATCTCCACTCGATGCATGACACAGGATTGCTTTCTTCAGAAATGCAGCAGTTCAAAACCTCTCAGCTCAGTGGCTGAACTTCCACTTCTGTCCCAAAAGAGAGAGCAAACTAGTGACCATTCAAGAGCTCGTTCACGAAGTTTGTCAGATGCAGATAAACCATGCAGGAATGGTGACGTAAAACTTTTTGGCCAGATACTTAGTAAAACAGCTTCCACACAGAAGTCAAATTCTAGTACCCGTGAGAATGAGGAAAAGGGGGTGAATAATCCAAAGTCAAGCAGCAGCTTgtctaatttaaaaatttctggCATCCCCAATGTTGATGGGAGTTCAGCTCTCCTGAAGATTGATG TTATCCTGTGCCATCTCCCAAGATAG
- the LOC115955322 gene encoding uncharacterized protein LOC115955322 isoform X2, protein MPPEPLSSDRKERKHDRSSESLGSAARWRGDSSYHGSREFYRGGSAEFRRPTGHGKQGGWHMYTEESGHGYVPSRSGDKMLEDEGCRLLFSRGDGKYGRSSRENRFSQRDWKGHSWESGIGSPNTPGRLVDASNNDLRSVDDMITCSSHPNSDFVNTWDRLHLKDQPDKMTGVNGLGTGQRYDRENSLGSDWKTLKWSRSGSLSSRGSGFSHSSSSKSMGGVDSNETKADVQHKNATPIQSPSGDAAACVTSAAPFEEATSKKKPRLGWGEGLAKYEKKKVEGPDVSVNKDGALISTCNTEPIHSFVSNMAEKSPRVTGFSDCASPATPSSVACSSSPGVEDKSFGKAANIDNDISNLCVSPSPVSQNHLEGFPFNLEKLDTNSISNLGSSLVELLQPDDQSSVDSSYERGTAINKLLIYKGEISKALELTESEIDLLENELKSLKSESESVDPRPAASSSLPVENNAKPCNEQDAVSCLIPRPAQLHVVSFGDTVAEKMPLCNGASEEVHAALKDDDMDSPGTATSKFVEPLSLVKVVSSPDKVEHGDSSSNLDAIQFQSGDVDVKCSVDVDVKCSVPSSGWDNTGALVSNEVSPDTDGEEALCDLILASNRECASRASEVFKRLLPNDQCMTDIFQAAKFSSCQDSSLIKEKFVRRKQFLRFKERAITLKFKAFQHLWKEDMRLLSVRKHRPKSQKKSELSLRTTHNGNQKHRSSIRSRFSSPGNLTLVPTTEIINFTSKLLSDSQVKIYRSALKMPALILDKKEKIVSRFISSNGLVEDPCAVEKERAMINPWTSEEKAIFMEKLTIFGKDFRKIASFLDHKTTADCVEFYYKNHKSDCFEKTKKQDCSKQAKSSTNTYLLTGKKWNREMNAASLDMLGAASMMAACADDHTRNRQSNAGRVFLGGYSESKTLWGDDGILERSGSLDILANERETVAADVLAGICGSLSSEAMSSCITSSVDPGESFREWKCQKVDSLIKRPLTPDVTQDVDDETCSDESCGEMDPSDWTDEEKSIFIQAVSSYGKDFVMISRCVRTRSRDQCKVFFSKARKCLGLDLMHPGPRNVGAPVSDDANGGGSDTEDACVVETGETGSAICCNTSGCRLEEDLPLSNVNMNHDSDPAKVVNLQSDLNRLQENNGMEYMGQEVVEAVDTLVPGAGQTEDRPELVVHAENNIMDGVKNQSDLVHSEKTAVVLAHNEIGGDQVIEQGIPIAEPVSVEEAVDSGPFSDALVENRAVASEGFENELKRQELPESSLNGQDEKCNADTSGLQCSIQDSNTTGNASLQAADGSCSGFTLKPEYQQQISLESEYMEKPHVSLPQQNSPTTATSVSQDSAAISCDTRLSSTLDFHGNRDKHSLKSVHQHLPGHALFDHVESSQILRGYPLQISKKKEMNGDVSCRNLSEIQNLSESERNISTRCMTQDCFLQKCSSSKPLSSVAELPLLSQKREQTSDHSRARSRSLSDADKPCRNGDVKLFGQILSKTASTQKSNSSTRENEEKGVNNPKSSSSLSNLKISGIPNVDGSSALLKIDGNNYLVEPMSCFWDRNKIQSGFSSFTDSAFLLAKYPTAFASYPVPSPKIEPLPPSQSVVKSNERNVNGVLPVFPSREISSSNGVREISSSNGVADYQVYRSREGAKVQPFTVDMKQRQDIFSEMHRRTGFEAVSSLQPQGRGVVGMNVVGRGVLVGGPCTSVSDPVKAIKMHFANSDQYGGGQSGSIIREEESWRGKGDIGR, encoded by the exons ATGCCGCCGGAGCCATTGTCTAGTGATCGGAAGGAGAGGAAGCACGATAGGTCGTCGGAGTCGCTAGGGTCCGCCGCGAGATGGAGGGGGGACTCGTCCTATCACGGATCGCGTGAGTTCTATCGTGGAGGATCCGCCGAGTTTCGCAGACCAACAG GTCATGGTAAGCAGGGTGGTTGGCACATGTATACCGAAGAATCTGGACATGGGTATGTGCCTTCTCGGTCGGGTGACAAGATGCTGGAAGATGAGGGTTGCAGGCTGTTGTTTTCGCGTGGAGATGGAAAATATGGCAGGAGCAGTAGGGAAAACAGATTTAGTCAGAGAGATTGGAAAGGCCATTCCTGGGAAAGTGGCATTGGGTCTCCAAATACGCCCGGGAGGCTGGTTGATGCGAGTAATAATGATCTGAGGTCAGTGGATGATATGATAACATGTTCGTCTCACCCTAACTCTGACTTTGTGAATACGTGGGATCGGCTTCACTTGAAAGACCAACCTGATAAGATGACTGGTGTCAATGGGTTGGGCACAGGACAGAGATATGATAGAGAGAACTCACTGGGCTCGGATTGGAAGACACTTAAGTGGAGCCGCTCTGGAAGCTTGTCTTCACGGGGTTCAGGTTTTAGCCATTCAAGTAGCTCGAAGAGCATGGGGGGTGTGGATTCCAATGAAACGAAGGCCGATGTACAGCATAAAAATGCGACTCCTATTCAGTCCCCTTCGGGAGATGCTGCGGCTTGTGTGACATCTGCTGCACCGTTTGAAGAAGCCACCTCTAAGAAGAAGCCGCGACTTGGATGGGGTGAGGGACTGGCAAAgtatgagaaaaagaaagttgaagGCCCTGATGTTAGTGTGAACAAAGATGGGGCTCTCATTTCTACTTGTAATACGGAACCCATCCATTCTTTTGTTTCAAACATGGCTGAAAAAAGCCCCAGAGTCACAGGTTTTTCAGATTGTGCATCACCTGCAACTCCATCGTCTGTTGCGTGCAGCTCGTCACCAG GTGTGGAGGATAAATCTTTTGGCAAGGCAGCAAATATTGATAATGATATTAGTAACTTATGTGTTTCACCTAGTCCTGTTTCTCAAAATCATCTTGAAggttttccttttaatttaGAGAAGTTAGATACAAACTCAATATCTAATTTGGGGTCTTCACTTGTTGAATTGTTGCAACCCGACGATCAAAGTTCAGTGGATTCAAGTTATGAGAGGGGCACTGCTATCAATAAGTTACTAATATATAAAGGTGAAATTTCAAAGGCGCTGGAGTTGACTGAGTCTGAAATTGATTTACTTGAAAATGAACTTAAGTCATTGAAGTCTGAATCTGAAAGTGTTGACCCTCGTCCAGCTGCATCCAGTTCTTTGCCAGTGGAGAACAATGCAAAACCCTGCAATGAGCAGGATGCTGTCTCCTGTTTGATTCCTAGACCTGCACAATTGCATGTTGTTTCTTTTGGGGATACAGTTGCGGAGAAGATGCCTCTTTGTAATGGTGCCTCAGAAGAAGTTCATGCAGCTCTTAAGGATGATGATATGGATAGTCCAGGAACTGCAACATCCAAGTTTGTGGAACCTCTTTCTTTGGTGAAAGTAGTCTCTTCACCTGATAAGGTGGAACATGGTGATTCTTCAAGTAATTTGGATGCGATTCAATTTCAGTCTGGAGATGTGGATGTGAAATGCTCTGTGGATGTGGATGTGAAATGCTCTGTGCCTAGTTCAGGTTGGGATAACACTGGTGCTCTTGTTTCCAATGAGGTGAGCCCAGATACTGATGGAGAAGAGGCCTTATGTGATTTAATATTGGCTTCCAACAGAGAATGTGCAAGTAGAGCATCTGAAGTGTTCAAAAGGCTATTGCCCAATGATCAATGTATGACCGATATTTTTCAAGCTGCCAAATTCTCTTCCTGTCAGGATTCTTCtttaatcaaagaaaaatttgttaggAGGAAGCAGTTTTTAAGATTTAAGGAGCGGGCTATTACCCTCAAGTTTAAAGCATTTCAGCACCTTTGGAAGGAAGATATGCGATTACTTTCTGTAAGGAAACACCGTCCAAAATCTCAGAAGAAATCTGAGTTGAGCTTGCGGACAACACACAATGGGAATCAGAAGCATCGGTCTTCCATTCGCTCTCGTTTTTCTTCTcctg GAAATCTGACCCTGGTCCCGACAACAGAGATAATCAATTTTACAAGCAAGCTACTTTCAGATTCCCAAGTCAAAATTTACAGGAGCGCTTTGAAAATGCCAGCCTTAATTTTAgacaagaaggaaaagataGTCTCGAGGTTTATCTCTAGTAATGGATTAGTTGAAGATCCTTGTGCTGTTGAGAAAGAACGGGCGATGATCAATCCATGGACATCTGAAGAGAAAGCGATTTTCATGGAAAAATTAACCATTTTTGGGAAAGATTTCAGGAAGATTGCTTCTTTTCTTGACCACAAGACAACCGCAGATTGTGTGGAGTTCTACTACAAAAATCACAAATCTGATTGTTTTGAGAAAACAAAGAAGCAGGATTGTAGTAAGCAAGCGAAGTCCTCTACCAATACCTATCTGCTGACAGGGAAAAAGTGGAATCGTGAGATGAATGCTGCTTCGCTTGATATGTTGGGTGCAGCTTCAATGATGGCAGCTTGTGCTGACGATCATACGAGGAATCGACAGTCAAATGCTGGAAGAGTGTTTTTGGGTGGATACAGTGAGTCCAAAACATTATGGGGTGATGATGGCATTTTAGAAAGGTCTGGCAGTCTTGATATTCTTGCGAATGAGAGAGAAACAGTTGCTGCTGATGTTCTAGCTGGTATATGTGGGTCCCTGTCATCGGAGGCAATGAGTTCTTGCATCACAAGTTCTGTTGACCCTGGAGAAAGCTTTCGGGAATGGAAGTGTCAAAAAGTGGACTCTTTGATAAAGCGGCCTTTGACACCTGATGTTACACAGGATGTCGATGATGAGACTTGTTCCGATGAGAGCTGTGGGGAGATGGATCCTTCTGATTGGACAGATGAGGAGAAGTCTATCTTCATACAGGCGGTGTCATCTTATGGTAAGGATTTTGTGATGATTTCACGTTGTGTGAGAACAAGATCACGGGACCAATGCAAAGTTTTCTTTAGTAAGGCCCGAAAGTGCCTTGGACTAGATTTGATGCATCCTGGGCCTAGAAATGTGGGAGCACCTGTAAGTGATGATGCTAATGGAGGTGGAAGTGACACTGAAGATGCTTGTGTTGTAGAGACTGGCGAGACTGGCTCAGCCATCTGTTGTAATACGTCTGGCTGTAGACTTGAAGAGGACTTGCCCTTGTCCAATGTCAACATGAACCATGATTCTGATCCTGCTAAGGTTGTGAACTTGCAATCTGACTTAAACAGGTTACAGGAAAACAATGGGATGGAATATATGGGCCAAGAAGTTGTTGAGGCTGTAGACACTTTGGTTCCTGGTGCAGGTCAGACAGAGGATAGGCCTGAGCTAGTTGTTCATGCTGAAAATAATATTATGGATGGTGTTAAAAACCAGTCTGACTTGGTGCATTCTGAGAAGACTGCAGTCGTCTTGGCCCATAATGAGATTGGAGGAGATCAAGTGATTGAACAGGGTATTCCGATTGCGGAACCAGTTTCTGTTGAAGAAGCAGTTGACTCTGGTCCATTTTCAGATGCTTTGGTGGAGAATAGAGCTGTTGCTTCTGAGGGATTCGAAAATGAATTAAAGAGGCAAGAATTGCCAGAAAGTAGTTTGAATGGACAAGATGAGAAATGCAATGCAGATACAAGTGGCTTGCAATGCTCAATACAAGATTCAAATACAACAGGAAATGCTTCTCTCCAGGCTGCTGATGGTTCTTGTTCTGGTTTCACTCTCAAACCTGAATACCAGCAGCAGATTTCATTGGAGTCAGAATATATGGAAAAACCTCATGTCTCTTTGCCTCAACAGAATTCTCCTACTACTGCAACTTCTGTGTCCCAAGATTCTGCTGCCATCTCATGTGATACTAGGTTGTCATCAACGCTTGATTTTCATGGGAACAGGGACAAGCATTCTCTGAAATCTGTTCACCAGCATCTGCCAGGTCATGCTTTATTTGATCACGTTGAATCCTCCCAGATTTTAAGGGGCTATCCATTGCAGAtttcaaagaagaaagagatgaaTGGTGATGTTAGTTGTAGAAACCTTTCTGAAATTCAAAACCTTTCAGAGTCAGAGAGGAATATCTCCACTCGATGCATGACACAGGATTGCTTTCTTCAGAAATGCAGCAGTTCAAAACCTCTCAGCTCAGTGGCTGAACTTCCACTTCTGTCCCAAAAGAGAGAGCAAACTAGTGACCATTCAAGAGCTCGTTCACGAAGTTTGTCAGATGCAGATAAACCATGCAGGAATGGTGACGTAAAACTTTTTGGCCAGATACTTAGTAAAACAGCTTCCACACAGAAGTCAAATTCTAGTACCCGTGAGAATGAGGAAAAGGGGGTGAATAATCCAAAGTCAAGCAGCAGCTTgtctaatttaaaaatttctggCATCCCCAATGTTGATGGGAGTTCAGCTCTCCTGAAGATTGATGGTAATAATTATCTGGTTGAGCCAATGAGTTGCTTTTGGGATAGGAATAAAATACAATCTGgattttcatcttttactgATTCTGCGTTCTTGTTGGCCAAATATCCTACTGCTTTTGCCAGTTATCCTGTGCCATCTCCCAAGATAGAGCCGCTGCCACCTTCGCAGTCAGTTGTTAAGAGTAATGAACGAAATGTGAATGGTGTATTGCCAGTTTTTCCATCGAGGGAA